The following coding sequences are from one Granulicella sp. L56 window:
- the ftsH gene encoding ATP-dependent zinc metalloprotease FtsH produces MNSTVKQILIWVFMATCLFVAWQFVVKNTGAGQDKAISLTQLLNDADAGKIGDVVVNGSEVTGHYRDDAKNQFHTVIPANYPDMYTTLRSHGVNINVKDTSGSTWLNLLINLAPFALLLGLWFFMIRQMQSGGNKAMSFGKSKARLLSMQQKKITFKDVAGVDEAKEELKEIIEFLRESQKFQRLGGRIPKGVLLVGPPGTGKTLLARAVAGEANVPFFSISGSDFVEMFVGVGASRVRDLFEQGKKNAPCIIFIDEIDAVGRHRGAGLGGGHDEREQTLNQLLVEMDGFEANDGVILIAATNRPDVLDPALLRPGRFDRRVIVDRPDIRGREEILKVHSKKVPMAEDVNLNILARGTPGFSGADLANMVNEAALTAARFNRKSVHMYDFEVAKDKVMMGAERKSMLLTDEEKRVTAYHEAGHTLVSALREHSDPLHKVTIIPRGMALGVTVYLPEEDQHTVTRDYLETRLATLMGGRCAEEIFLKKMTTGAGNDIERSTELARKMVCEFGMSNLGPMTYGKKEQEVFLGREIGQHRDFSDDTAKQIDAEVRRFVEAAYKSAYTILDSNQDIMHRMATALLERETLDAAEIKLIIEGKELPAVRSALSGVDPGSGGEPQKVLKPESGRKPGFGEGHTSPA; encoded by the coding sequence TTGAACTCGACTGTCAAACAAATTCTGATCTGGGTCTTCATGGCAACGTGTCTCTTCGTCGCCTGGCAGTTTGTTGTCAAGAACACGGGCGCGGGTCAGGACAAGGCCATCAGCCTCACCCAGCTCCTCAACGACGCCGACGCGGGCAAGATCGGTGACGTCGTGGTCAACGGCTCCGAAGTAACCGGCCACTATCGCGACGACGCCAAGAACCAGTTCCACACCGTCATTCCGGCCAACTACCCGGACATGTACACGACGCTCCGCAGCCATGGCGTCAACATCAACGTCAAGGACACCAGCGGCAGCACCTGGCTGAACCTGCTCATCAATCTGGCTCCCTTCGCCCTTCTGCTCGGTCTCTGGTTCTTCATGATTCGCCAGATGCAGTCCGGCGGCAACAAGGCCATGAGCTTTGGCAAGAGCAAGGCGCGCTTGCTCTCCATGCAGCAGAAGAAGATCACCTTCAAGGACGTCGCCGGAGTCGATGAGGCCAAGGAAGAGCTCAAGGAGATCATCGAGTTCCTGCGCGAGTCGCAAAAGTTCCAGCGCCTCGGCGGACGCATCCCCAAGGGCGTCCTGCTCGTCGGGCCTCCGGGCACCGGCAAGACCCTGCTCGCCCGCGCAGTCGCCGGCGAAGCCAACGTCCCCTTCTTCTCCATCTCCGGTTCGGACTTCGTTGAGATGTTTGTCGGCGTCGGCGCAAGCCGCGTCCGCGACCTCTTCGAGCAGGGCAAAAAGAACGCCCCCTGCATCATCTTCATCGACGAGATCGACGCCGTAGGCCGTCACCGTGGCGCTGGCCTCGGCGGCGGACACGACGAGCGTGAGCAGACCCTCAACCAGCTTCTGGTCGAGATGGACGGCTTCGAAGCCAACGACGGCGTCATCCTCATCGCCGCCACCAACCGCCCCGATGTGCTCGACCCCGCGCTCCTCCGCCCCGGCCGCTTCGATCGCCGCGTCATCGTCGATCGTCCCGACATCCGTGGCCGCGAAGAGATCCTCAAGGTCCACTCCAAGAAAGTCCCCATGGCCGAGGACGTCAACCTCAACATCCTCGCTCGCGGCACACCGGGCTTCAGCGGAGCCGACCTGGCCAACATGGTCAACGAAGCAGCTCTCACCGCCGCCCGCTTCAACCGCAAGTCGGTCCACATGTACGACTTCGAAGTGGCCAAAGACAAGGTCATGATGGGTGCCGAGCGCAAATCCATGCTCCTCACCGACGAAGAAAAGCGTGTCACCGCCTATCACGAGGCCGGTCACACCCTCGTCTCCGCCCTGCGCGAGCACTCCGACCCGCTACATAAGGTCACCATCATCCCACGCGGTATGGCCCTCGGCGTCACCGTCTACCTGCCAGAAGAGGACCAGCACACCGTCACCCGCGACTATCTCGAAACCCGCCTCGCCACCCTCATGGGCGGACGCTGCGCCGAAGAGATCTTCCTCAAGAAGATGACCACAGGCGCCGGTAACGACATCGAGCGCTCCACCGAATTGGCCCGCAAGATGGTCTGCGAGTTCGGCATGAGCAATCTCGGCCCCATGACCTACGGCAAGAAGGAGCAGGAAGTCTTCCTGGGTCGCGAGATCGGCCAGCATCGCGACTTCTCCGACGACACCGCCAAGCAGATTGACGCTGAGGTTCGCCGTTTCGTCGAGGCCGCTTACAAGTCCGCCTACACCATCCTCGACTCCAACCAGGACATCATGCACCGCATGGCCACCGCCCTGCTCGAGCGCGAGACCCTGGATGCAGCCGAGATCAAACTCATCATCGAAGGCAAGGAACTCCCCGCCGTCCGTTCCGCGCTCTCCGGCGTAGACCCCGGCAGCGGCGGC
- the tilS gene encoding tRNA lysidine(34) synthetase TilS: MPPPALAFDRTNIKPGDRICVAISGGADSVALLLTVHAANTAKRDALGVGLSAAHVHHGIRAAEADTDQQFVEALCARLDIPLHLHSASVPDRVAKTGETIEEAARYVRYDYFASLIATGEADSILTAHTLDDQAETVLMKLLRGAWTEGLSAIHPVVQVLGTRPGKILRPFLNTRRTEIEAYLNQVNQPWREDSTNTDTTYTRNRIRQELMPQLRQYNPSLDQTLANLAELAREEEARWQAELSRLLPQILLPGKPVRGGGRSVSTAPGEATVAIELDRLRTLDPALRRRVLRAAARQLGARLSFDETSRLLALCGFLALPTVAARTGAALHLSNQLRAERSHRELRLFLEK; encoded by the coding sequence ATGCCTCCCCCTGCACTTGCTTTCGACCGCACCAACATCAAGCCGGGCGACCGCATCTGCGTCGCCATCTCAGGCGGCGCAGACTCCGTAGCCCTCCTGCTCACCGTTCACGCCGCCAATACTGCGAAGCGAGACGCCCTCGGCGTCGGCCTGAGCGCCGCCCATGTCCACCACGGCATCCGCGCCGCCGAAGCCGACACCGACCAGCAATTTGTCGAAGCACTCTGCGCACGCCTCGACATTCCCCTCCACCTCCATAGCGCCAGCGTCCCCGACCGTGTCGCCAAAACCGGCGAGACCATCGAAGAGGCAGCCCGCTACGTCCGCTACGACTACTTCGCCTCGCTCATCGCCACCGGCGAGGCCGACTCCATCCTCACCGCCCACACCCTCGACGATCAGGCCGAAACCGTCCTGATGAAGCTCCTCCGCGGAGCCTGGACCGAGGGCCTCAGCGCCATTCACCCCGTAGTTCAAGTCCTCGGCACCCGCCCCGGCAAGATCCTCCGCCCCTTCCTCAACACCCGCCGCACCGAGATCGAGGCCTATCTCAATCAGGTCAACCAGCCCTGGCGCGAAGACTCCACCAACACCGACACCACCTACACCCGCAACCGCATCCGTCAGGAGCTGATGCCCCAGCTCCGCCAGTACAACCCCAGTCTCGACCAGACCCTCGCCAATCTCGCCGAACTCGCCCGCGAAGAAGAGGCGCGCTGGCAGGCCGAGCTAAGTCGCCTGCTCCCACAGATTTTGCTCCCCGGCAAGCCCGTCCGCGGCGGCGGACGCTCCGTCAGCACCGCCCCCGGCGAGGCCACCGTAGCCATTGAACTCGACCGCCTCCGCACCCTCGATCCCGCTCTGCGCCGCCGCGTCCTCCGCGCCGCTGCCCGCCAGCTCGGAGCACGCCTCAGCTTCGACGAGACCTCCCGCCTTCTCGCCCTTTGTGGATTTTTGGCCCTTCCCACGGTAGCCGCCCGCACAGGGGCAGCGCTTCATCTCTCCAACCAGCTCCGCGCCGAGCGCTCCCACCGCGAACTCCGCCTGTTTCTCGAGAAATAG